A section of the Devosia rhizoryzae genome encodes:
- a CDS encoding branched-chain amino acid ABC transporter permease, translating to MFEVIFLQFLNGLDKGAAYALIALGLTLVFGTLGVVNFAHGALFMLGAFCAVTVRMFLTMETVTIDPEKLSPWGQPLEVREPLVQAWLGDWGAVLVNYSVPLSILITIPIMLVIGIALERGIIKHFYKRPHAEQILVTFGLAIVAQEVIKSIFGPNPIPQPMPTDLRGAADIGAFLGMQANVITYPIWRLIYFVFSAIVIGGVFAFLQFTTFGMVVRAGMADRETVGLLGINIDRRFTIMFGLAAVVAGMAGVMYTPLLPPNYHLGMDFLVLSFVVVVVGGMGSLPGAVAAGFLLGILQSFASMNQVKAIVPGIDQIIIYLVAVVILLVRPRGLFGRRGVMEA from the coding sequence ATGTTTGAAGTCATCTTCCTCCAATTCCTCAACGGCCTCGACAAGGGCGCCGCCTATGCGCTGATCGCGCTGGGCCTCACCCTCGTGTTCGGCACACTGGGCGTGGTCAATTTCGCCCATGGGGCGCTCTTTATGCTGGGGGCCTTTTGCGCCGTCACCGTGCGCATGTTTCTCACCATGGAAACGGTCACCATCGACCCCGAAAAGCTTTCGCCTTGGGGCCAGCCGCTCGAAGTTCGTGAGCCGCTCGTCCAGGCATGGCTTGGCGACTGGGGCGCGGTCCTCGTCAACTATTCCGTGCCTCTCTCCATTCTGATTACCATCCCCATCATGCTGGTGATCGGCATTGCGCTCGAGCGCGGCATCATCAAGCACTTCTACAAGCGCCCGCATGCCGAACAGATTCTCGTCACCTTTGGCCTCGCCATCGTGGCGCAGGAAGTGATCAAATCGATCTTTGGTCCCAATCCCATTCCTCAGCCCATGCCCACCGATCTGCGCGGTGCTGCCGATATTGGCGCGTTTCTCGGAATGCAGGCCAATGTGATCACCTATCCCATTTGGCGCCTGATCTATTTCGTCTTCTCGGCCATTGTGATCGGCGGCGTCTTCGCATTCCTGCAGTTTACCACCTTCGGCATGGTGGTTCGTGCCGGCATGGCAGACCGGGAGACGGTTGGTCTTCTCGGCATCAACATCGACCGCCGTTTCACCATCATGTTCGGACTTGCCGCCGTGGTCGCCGGCATGGCGGGGGTCATGTACACGCCGCTCTTGCCGCCCAACTACCACCTGGGAATGGATTTCCTGGTGCTGAGCTTCGTGGTGGTCGTGGTTGGGGGCATGGGTTCCCTGCCCGGTGCCGTCGCCGCTGGCTTCCTGCTCGGCATCTTGCAGTCCTTTGCCTCGATGAACCAGGTCAAGGCCATCGTTCCAGGCATCGACCAGATCATCATCTACCTGGTCGCCGTGGTCATTCTTCTCGTCCGTCCGCGGGGCCTTTTCGGCCGGCGCGGTGTCATGGAGGCCTGA
- a CDS encoding branched-chain amino acid ABC transporter permease yields MTSFMSRNDLFLFLGFTIVVLTMPIWLAPFGAGYPDLLQRFMIFGIFAVGFNILFGLTGYLSFGHAAFFGVGSYAAVWSFKLLTLDAIPAIVFAVIISGLFALVIGYLSLRRSGIYFSILTLAFAQMSYNLAYSVLTPITNGETGLQLAINDPRSLDAALGATVVGQPVPNLLGQQLAGYAGFYFCAGFLILGFFFAQRIASSPFGMMLKAIKSNQTRMQFTGFNTRPYALSAFVISGMYAGLAGALLAVTDPLAGAERMQWTASGEVVLMTILGGVGTLIGPVIGAWLIKYFENILSALNDNILARFWSFLPESAADFMVTVTGKFVGDGWFLTLGLVFVIVVIFLPGGIMEGVRRIAGMFRRRSGSAPATRAQPAE; encoded by the coding sequence ATGACCAGTTTCATGTCCCGCAACGACCTCTTTCTGTTTCTTGGCTTTACCATTGTGGTCCTGACCATGCCGATCTGGCTGGCGCCGTTTGGCGCCGGTTATCCGGATCTGCTGCAGCGTTTCATGATCTTCGGCATCTTTGCCGTCGGCTTCAATATTCTCTTCGGGCTCACCGGCTATCTCAGCTTCGGTCACGCCGCTTTCTTCGGTGTCGGCTCCTATGCCGCCGTCTGGTCGTTCAAGCTTTTGACGCTCGACGCGATCCCGGCGATCGTTTTTGCCGTCATCATCTCCGGCCTATTTGCCCTCGTGATCGGCTACCTTTCGTTGCGTCGCTCCGGCATCTACTTCTCCATCCTGACGCTCGCCTTCGCCCAGATGAGCTACAACCTCGCCTATTCAGTGCTGACGCCAATTACCAATGGCGAAACCGGCCTGCAGCTCGCTATCAACGATCCCCGCAGCCTCGATGCCGCGCTGGGTGCCACGGTGGTAGGTCAGCCCGTTCCCAATCTGCTTGGCCAGCAGCTGGCGGGATATGCAGGCTTCTATTTCTGCGCCGGCTTCCTGATCCTGGGCTTCTTCTTCGCCCAGCGTATAGCCAGCTCTCCATTCGGCATGATGCTCAAGGCCATCAAGTCCAACCAGACCCGCATGCAGTTCACCGGCTTTAACACCCGTCCCTATGCCCTCTCCGCATTCGTGATCTCGGGCATGTATGCGGGCCTCGCCGGCGCACTGCTGGCCGTCACCGACCCTCTGGCCGGCGCCGAGCGCATGCAATGGACCGCCTCAGGCGAAGTGGTGCTGATGACCATTCTTGGGGGCGTGGGCACGCTGATCGGCCCCGTGATCGGCGCATGGCTGATCAAGTATTTCGAGAACATCCTTTCGGCCCTCAACGACAACATTCTTGCGCGCTTCTGGAGCTTTCTCCCTGAAAGTGCGGCCGACTTCATGGTTACCGTCACCGGCAAGTTCGTGGGCGATGGCTGGTTCCTGACTCTGGGCCTGGTCTTCGTCATCGTCGTTATCTTCCTGCCAGGCGGCATCATGGAAGGCGTGCGGCGAATTGCGGGCATGTTCCGCCGCCGCTCCGGCAGTGCCCCTGCTACCCGCGCCCAGCCGGCAGAGTAA
- a CDS encoding ABC transporter ATP-binding protein, producing MTNPNVVLHVADVHKRFGGLHALADIDLQVEEGKTHAIIGPNGAGKSTLLNVIIGKLAPSSGQVVFDGAVLTGKKPFQINQLGIARVFQTPEIFADLSVLHNVMIPALAKRDGMFKLNMLRSLDSETGIRAEAEHMLEDVGMLGRREMLAGSLSRGDKRRMELAMCLIQHPRLLLLDEPTAGMSRHDTNTTIELLQKIKARGMTKVIIEHDMHVVFSLADKISVLAQGRIIADGSPDDVRGNPKVQEAYLGGTH from the coding sequence ATGACCAATCCCAATGTTGTTCTGCACGTCGCGGACGTCCACAAGCGCTTCGGCGGACTCCACGCCCTCGCAGACATCGATCTTCAGGTTGAGGAAGGCAAAACCCACGCCATTATCGGCCCCAATGGCGCCGGCAAGTCGACGCTGCTGAACGTCATCATCGGCAAACTGGCGCCTTCCAGCGGCCAAGTCGTCTTCGACGGCGCCGTACTGACGGGAAAGAAGCCGTTTCAGATCAACCAGCTCGGTATTGCCCGCGTGTTCCAGACGCCGGAAATTTTTGCCGACTTGAGCGTGCTGCACAATGTCATGATCCCGGCCCTTGCCAAGCGCGACGGCATGTTCAAGCTCAATATGCTTCGTTCACTCGACAGCGAAACAGGTATCCGCGCCGAGGCCGAGCACATGCTGGAGGATGTCGGCATGCTCGGCCGCCGCGAGATGCTGGCTGGCAGCCTCAGCCGTGGCGACAAGCGACGGATGGAACTGGCCATGTGCTTGATCCAGCATCCGCGCCTCCTGCTGCTGGACGAACCCACGGCCGGCATGAGCCGGCACGACACAAACACGACCATCGAGTTGCTGCAGAAGATCAAGGCACGGGGCATGACCAAGGTCATCATCGAGCACGACATGCATGTCGTGTTCTCCCTAGCTGACAAGATTTCTGTGCTCGCTCAGGGCCGCATCATCGCCGACGGATCGCCCGACGACGTGCGCGGAAATCCCAAGGTCCAGGAAGCCTATCTTGGAGGCACCCACTGA
- a CDS encoding ABC transporter ATP-binding protein: MTAEAIPVRAAEVETSRPFFSVRDMHAYYGESYIVQGVSLDVRKGEILALLGRNGAGKTSTLRTIARTDNPEMRQGEIWLDGQAIHKMKSFEAARAGIQLVPEDRRIIQGLTVEENLTLAKVAPGNGWGLEQIYQSFPRLAERRKQDGVTLSGGEQQMLAIARALARDLKLLLLDEPYEGLAPVIVQEIERILHSIKPLGITTIIVEQNAVAALKLADRAVILDTGEVVFTGTAKEVLDNTELRHEYLAI; this comes from the coding sequence ATGACTGCCGAAGCCATCCCGGTCCGCGCCGCCGAAGTCGAGACATCGCGTCCGTTCTTTTCGGTCCGCGACATGCACGCCTATTACGGCGAAAGCTACATCGTGCAGGGCGTGTCGCTCGACGTTCGCAAGGGCGAGATCCTGGCGCTTCTCGGCCGCAACGGTGCTGGCAAGACTTCGACTTTGCGGACCATCGCCCGGACCGACAATCCCGAGATGCGCCAGGGCGAAATTTGGCTCGACGGCCAAGCCATTCACAAGATGAAAAGCTTTGAAGCCGCACGGGCGGGCATCCAGCTGGTGCCGGAAGACCGGCGCATCATCCAGGGACTGACCGTTGAGGAAAACCTCACGCTCGCAAAGGTGGCGCCAGGAAACGGCTGGGGTCTCGAGCAAATCTACCAGAGCTTCCCCCGCCTCGCCGAACGCCGCAAGCAGGATGGCGTGACGCTCTCCGGCGGCGAACAGCAGATGCTGGCCATCGCCCGCGCGCTGGCCCGCGACCTCAAGCTCCTCCTACTCGATGAGCCCTATGAAGGGCTGGCGCCCGTCATCGTCCAGGAAATCGAGCGCATACTCCACTCGATCAAGCCACTGGGCATCACGACCATCATCGTCGAACAAAATGCGGTCGCCGCTCTAAAGCTCGCCGATCGTGCCGTCATCCTCGACACCGGAGAGGTGGTCTTCACCGGCACCGCCAAGGAAGTGCTCGACAATACCGAACTCCGCCACGAATACCTGGCAATCTGA
- a CDS encoding LamB/YcsF family protein, whose amino-acid sequence MTSIDLNADLGEGMGTDDDLLRIVSSASIACGGHAGDAATIRHVLKVCKARGVRAGAHPGYADRQRFGRFRLNLPQDQLLGQIQEQLFLVRFIADEVGVPLTYVKLHGALANQAAETLDFAVSIFAGIQAIDPKLAVLALDNSEQVRGAKALGLPLIREAYADRAYTAAGLLVSRSEPGGVIHDVDAVVERCVRLAKTGEIVAIDGTVIRSAARSICLHGDTPGAVDMAREVRDALEGEGITIAPAALEMNIP is encoded by the coding sequence ATGACCAGCATCGATCTTAACGCTGACCTCGGCGAAGGCATGGGCACCGATGATGATCTTTTGAGGATCGTCTCGAGCGCCTCGATCGCCTGTGGCGGACATGCTGGAGACGCCGCAACCATCCGGCATGTACTCAAAGTCTGTAAAGCGCGGGGCGTGCGTGCTGGCGCCCATCCGGGCTATGCCGACCGGCAACGCTTCGGCCGTTTCCGGCTGAACCTTCCGCAAGATCAATTGCTCGGTCAAATCCAGGAGCAGCTCTTTCTCGTCCGGTTCATCGCCGATGAGGTCGGCGTGCCCCTCACATACGTCAAGCTGCACGGCGCGCTCGCCAACCAGGCAGCCGAAACGCTCGACTTTGCCGTGAGCATTTTCGCAGGCATCCAGGCGATCGACCCAAAGCTCGCCGTCCTGGCACTGGACAACAGCGAGCAGGTGCGTGGAGCCAAAGCATTGGGCTTGCCGCTGATCCGAGAAGCCTATGCCGATCGCGCTTATACGGCGGCTGGCCTGCTGGTCTCCCGCTCTGAGCCGGGGGGAGTCATCCATGATGTGGATGCAGTGGTCGAGCGTTGCGTGCGGCTGGCGAAGACGGGCGAGATCGTCGCGATCGACGGGACCGTGATCCGTTCCGCCGCGCGGTCCATCTGCTTGCACGGCGACACGCCCGGCGCCGTCGACATGGCAAGGGAAGTGCGGGATGCTCTCGAGGGGGAGGGGATCACCATCGCTCCTGCCGCTTTGGAGATGAACATACCCTGA
- a CDS encoding 5-oxoprolinase subunit C family protein — protein sequence MPTLLRIERAGPLTTIQDRGRFGMLRHGVSASGPMDRAAFERAGLRSGAIDDAGIEFTHSGLALVVEGEPARIGWAGGKFRVELNGTELLWPGSAVLKEGDNLSITPGSSGVYGYLRFSSRLQLPGVLGSVATSSRARLGGLEGRPLRAGDELTLIGKGVQPIDIIEPDGSDAPIRFIWGVHAERFSKNVRERFTDATFRVSPSMDRMGVRLVDEGGVFAGASILSLVSEPVMPGDIQILGDGTPIVLMRDHQPTGGYPRIGTVITADLDRFAQLRGGSTVAFAPVTVDHAHRLLRSTS from the coding sequence ATGCCTACGCTGCTGCGGATTGAACGGGCGGGGCCGCTGACCACAATTCAGGACCGAGGCCGTTTTGGCATGCTGCGGCATGGCGTGAGTGCGTCCGGACCCATGGATAGGGCTGCCTTCGAGCGTGCCGGCCTTCGTTCCGGCGCCATCGATGATGCCGGTATCGAATTCACGCATTCAGGTCTGGCTTTGGTCGTGGAGGGCGAACCGGCCAGAATCGGCTGGGCTGGAGGCAAGTTTCGGGTTGAGCTAAACGGAACGGAGCTTCTCTGGCCGGGTTCGGCAGTACTCAAAGAAGGAGACAACTTGTCGATCACGCCGGGTTCCAGCGGGGTCTACGGCTACCTGCGCTTTAGTTCGCGGCTTCAACTTCCGGGCGTGCTGGGAAGCGTGGCGACAAGTTCCCGCGCAAGGCTAGGCGGCCTGGAGGGGCGGCCGCTACGTGCAGGTGACGAATTGACGCTGATCGGGAAAGGCGTTCAGCCCATCGACATCATCGAGCCCGACGGTAGTGACGCACCGATCCGCTTCATCTGGGGCGTGCATGCGGAGCGCTTTTCGAAGAACGTCCGCGAACGCTTCACCGACGCGACTTTTCGAGTGAGCCCATCCATGGACCGCATGGGCGTGCGTCTCGTCGACGAGGGTGGCGTGTTCGCGGGAGCCAGCATCCTGTCCCTCGTCTCGGAGCCGGTCATGCCGGGTGATATCCAAATCCTGGGAGATGGCACACCGATCGTCCTTATGCGGGATCATCAGCCCACCGGTGGTTATCCGCGCATCGGCACCGTCATTACGGCAGACCTTGATCGTTTCGCGCAGCTGCGCGGCGGGAGCACGGTTGCTTTCGCACCGGTGACGGTGGACCATGCCCATCGCTTGTTGCGGAGCACATCATGA
- a CDS encoding 5-oxoprolinase subunit B family protein: MPLGDSALLIRFGTELDAEANRRVVSFARCLADDPLDQVLEIVPSLVSVLVRFDPLVADPVRLSGELSLRLQGNQAHAPNRAHELTVRYDGPDLYEVSSGLGMSNEDFITRHNTAPLRVLATGFAPGFVYCGFHPENMILPRRTAVRSIVPAGSILFAAGQTAIAATDVPTGWHVIGRTDFRNFDPGSTRPTVLEAGDLIRFVAA, from the coding sequence GTGCCTCTGGGAGACAGTGCGCTGCTGATCCGCTTCGGCACCGAGCTTGATGCCGAGGCCAATCGACGCGTGGTGAGCTTCGCGCGGTGTCTGGCTGACGACCCGCTAGACCAGGTGCTCGAGATCGTCCCGAGCCTTGTTTCGGTGCTGGTCCGTTTCGACCCCCTCGTGGCCGATCCGGTGCGCCTCTCCGGCGAATTGTCACTCCGGCTGCAAGGAAATCAGGCTCACGCGCCAAATCGGGCGCACGAGCTTACGGTTCGCTACGATGGTCCGGATCTCTATGAGGTTTCATCAGGCCTGGGCATGTCGAACGAAGACTTCATCACCCGTCACAATACGGCGCCCTTGCGCGTCCTGGCGACCGGCTTTGCACCCGGTTTCGTCTACTGCGGCTTTCACCCCGAAAACATGATCCTGCCTCGGCGCACAGCCGTGCGCTCCATCGTTCCGGCCGGCAGCATCCTGTTCGCGGCAGGACAGACTGCGATCGCAGCGACCGATGTCCCGACCGGCTGGCACGTGATTGGTCGCACCGACTTTCGCAACTTCGATCCGGGCTCCACGAGACCTACCGTGCTCGAGGCCGGCGATCTTATTCGATTTGTCGCTGCCTGA
- a CDS encoding AAA family ATPase — protein MRENEFRHWLTGRGHDAGTVSTQIARAKRLDQAYGDLDLLDAGELSGLQNQLAYSRDDERAGRANPARFDIDGNIYNNLASYRSTLENYRQFTAALRPGLESSRALTREAVETAVVPQVASKRLSNAPSNLIFYGPPGTGKTYVTAQKAVELCDGTAPADRAALMARYEELRLEKRITFVTFHQSYDYESFVEGLRPETADGASAGFRLEPKAGIFQEVCALADQARLKPAPSSPNAPDSIEDKRFWKMGQGAVGTEDEVYEAALAGNYIALGWGGAVDWTDPQFRSIEAIKAEWLRLHPEDGTPSNWSQTFTFRSELQIGDLVIVPAGNSKFRAIAEITGDYYFEPLADGYYAHRRKVKWVLVLDEPLPLTTIVDGNFTMRTLYAIAPKRINLAALSRLISSSDQPSVSVANAKPEQFVLIIDEINRANISKVFGELITLIEPDKRLGQPNALSVRLPYSTRDFGVPDNLHIIGTMNTADRSIALLDTALRRRFQFQETPPDPSRLDDVDGVPLRHVLETINDRLEYLIDRDHRIGHAFFMGEGGADRAAIDATMRHKVIPLLQEFFFDDWGRLAAVLGDGASRGGAFLEARMLDDPTDNGGEVRVSWRVKDYFSDDAYDRLVGPRQAATQ, from the coding sequence TTGCGCGAGAACGAATTCAGGCATTGGCTGACTGGCCGAGGCCACGACGCTGGTACCGTATCGACCCAGATCGCCAGAGCAAAACGTCTCGACCAGGCCTATGGCGACCTCGACCTCCTCGACGCCGGCGAACTATCCGGATTGCAGAACCAGCTGGCCTATAGCCGCGACGACGAGCGCGCCGGCCGCGCCAATCCGGCCCGCTTCGACATCGATGGCAACATCTACAACAATTTGGCGAGCTACCGCTCGACCTTGGAAAACTATCGCCAGTTCACCGCCGCACTGCGCCCCGGGCTCGAAAGCTCGCGAGCGCTAACGCGAGAGGCGGTCGAGACGGCTGTCGTTCCGCAGGTGGCGTCGAAAAGACTGTCCAACGCGCCAAGCAACTTGATCTTTTATGGCCCGCCAGGAACCGGCAAGACTTACGTTACAGCCCAAAAAGCGGTCGAGCTCTGCGACGGCACTGCTCCCGCCGACCGGGCGGCGCTCATGGCCAGATATGAAGAGCTGCGTTTGGAAAAACGCATCACCTTCGTCACCTTCCACCAAAGCTACGACTATGAAAGCTTTGTCGAGGGCTTACGCCCGGAGACCGCCGACGGCGCAAGCGCCGGCTTCCGGCTCGAGCCCAAGGCGGGCATCTTCCAGGAAGTCTGCGCGCTGGCTGATCAGGCCCGCCTCAAGCCCGCTCCGTCCAGCCCGAATGCACCAGACAGTATTGAAGACAAGCGCTTCTGGAAGATGGGACAAGGCGCGGTCGGCACCGAAGACGAGGTTTATGAGGCCGCGCTCGCCGGGAATTACATCGCGCTGGGCTGGGGCGGCGCCGTCGATTGGACCGACCCCCAGTTCAGGTCCATCGAAGCCATCAAAGCCGAATGGTTGCGCCTTCACCCTGAAGACGGCACCCCCAGTAATTGGTCGCAGACCTTCACTTTTCGCAGCGAGTTGCAGATCGGCGACCTCGTCATCGTGCCAGCAGGCAATTCGAAATTTCGTGCCATCGCCGAAATCACCGGCGACTACTATTTCGAGCCGCTGGCCGACGGCTACTATGCCCATCGGCGAAAGGTGAAGTGGGTGCTGGTCCTTGATGAACCCCTGCCGCTCACCACCATTGTCGACGGCAATTTCACGATGCGCACGCTCTATGCGATCGCTCCCAAGCGCATCAACCTGGCAGCCCTGAGCCGCCTGATTTCTAGCAGCGACCAGCCCTCCGTTTCCGTCGCTAATGCTAAACCCGAACAGTTCGTCCTGATCATCGACGAGATCAACCGGGCCAATATCTCGAAGGTTTTTGGCGAATTGATCACCCTGATCGAACCCGACAAGCGCCTGGGCCAGCCAAATGCTCTGTCGGTTCGCCTGCCCTATTCCACCCGCGACTTCGGCGTGCCGGACAATCTTCATATCATCGGCACCATGAACACCGCCGATCGCTCGATCGCCCTGCTCGACACCGCGCTCAGGCGGCGCTTTCAGTTTCAGGAAACGCCACCCGATCCATCAAGGCTCGACGATGTCGACGGCGTTCCGCTCCGCCATGTGCTTGAAACGATCAACGACCGCCTGGAATACCTCATCGATCGTGACCATCGTATCGGCCATGCTTTCTTCATGGGTGAGGGTGGCGCCGATCGGGCGGCCATCGACGCCACTATGCGGCACAAGGTCATCCCGCTCCTGCAGGAATTCTTCTTCGACGATTGGGGGCGTCTTGCTGCCGTGCTCGGAGACGGCGCCAGTCGCGGCGGCGCCTTTCTGGAAGCGCGCATGCTCGATGATCCCACCGATAATGGTGGCGAAGTGCGCGTCAGCTGGCGCGTCAAAGACTATTTCTCCGACGACGCCTACGATCGGCTCGTCGGACCCCGGCAAGCTGCTACGCAGTGA
- a CDS encoding McrC family protein, translated as MTHRTISEWGKVAVGDGGYTRQEANLLLAAARTHPSGGREGTRILADHHRHLTARQVVGVLAAGDSTLEILPKVDPASPAEDSPTVRRRLLHMLDVALELQLSTGQDANLARQDETLLDVLIRLFADDLLAEVRRGLPRQYAPYAEDLPALRGRLDITRQFTVHAVRPDRLASKFDVLDPDTPLMRIMKACVLALLRYARVSETQRKLAELRFVLADIPDAAPRALPWAQVRLDRSNIHWKRLYELAALFLRRNWQGTSHDAVSNSGITLLFPMNDLFEAYIAAQLRRALVGTGMNVTAQGGLRYCLGEWHAGQESRGTHFQTKPDIIVRNADREIAAIVDTKWKKLAWEATDRRVGVGQADVYQVMAYARVYRCDRLMLLFPATPGEGSGTQRRFGIAGGKEQIDIATIDVTGSSVAADLRQFFVPA; from the coding sequence GTGACCCACCGCACCATCAGCGAATGGGGCAAGGTCGCCGTGGGCGATGGCGGCTACACGCGCCAGGAGGCAAATCTCCTGCTTGCGGCGGCGCGAACGCATCCAAGCGGCGGCAGGGAGGGCACCAGGATCCTTGCCGACCATCATCGCCATCTGACCGCAAGGCAAGTCGTCGGAGTCCTCGCGGCCGGCGACAGTACCCTGGAAATCTTGCCTAAAGTCGATCCGGCATCTCCCGCCGAGGATAGCCCGACCGTGCGACGGCGACTGCTCCACATGCTCGATGTCGCCCTTGAACTCCAGCTTTCGACGGGTCAGGATGCCAACCTGGCACGACAGGACGAAACGCTCCTGGATGTCCTTATCCGCCTCTTCGCCGATGATCTGCTAGCCGAAGTCCGGCGGGGCCTCCCGCGGCAGTACGCTCCCTATGCCGAAGACCTGCCTGCTTTACGGGGGCGGCTGGACATCACCCGGCAGTTCACCGTGCACGCGGTGCGACCAGATCGCCTTGCCTCCAAATTCGATGTGCTTGATCCCGATACGCCACTGATGCGGATCATGAAGGCCTGCGTCTTGGCGCTGCTGCGCTACGCCAGAGTTTCAGAAACGCAAAGAAAGCTCGCTGAACTGCGGTTTGTTCTCGCCGATATTCCCGACGCTGCACCGCGCGCCCTTCCCTGGGCGCAAGTCCGTCTGGACCGGAGCAATATTCACTGGAAACGTCTGTATGAATTGGCGGCGCTGTTTCTGCGGCGGAACTGGCAGGGCACCAGCCATGATGCCGTGTCGAACAGCGGCATAACCTTGCTGTTTCCGATGAACGATCTTTTCGAAGCCTATATCGCGGCCCAACTGCGGCGTGCCCTTGTGGGCACGGGTATGAATGTCACCGCCCAGGGTGGCCTTCGCTATTGCCTGGGTGAGTGGCATGCCGGTCAGGAAAGCCGCGGCACCCACTTCCAGACCAAGCCCGACATCATTGTTCGCAATGCCGATCGCGAAATTGCTGCCATCGTCGATACCAAATGGAAAAAGCTCGCCTGGGAAGCCACAGATCGACGAGTTGGAGTTGGTCAAGCAGACGTTTATCAGGTCATGGCCTATGCCAGGGTCTATCGTTGTGACCGGCTAATGCTGCTCTTTCCTGCGACCCCGGGTGAAGGCAGCGGCACGCAGCGTCGTTTCGGCATTGCCGGTGGCAAGGAGCAGATCGATATCGCGACAATCGATGTGACCGGCAGCTCGGTTGCTGCGGATCTACGCCAATTTTTTGTGCCCGCCTAA
- a CDS encoding quinone oxidoreductase family protein has product MTRVIAVNRTGGPEVLSIENWDIGEPGPGQVKLRQTAVGLNFIDTYQRSGLYPLPLPFVGGNEATGVVIAIGEGVTEVKVGDRVCYQGTPGAYADERLAPAAKLVPIPEGIDDQTAAAVLLKGLTAFYLLFKTWPVQAGETIIWHAAAGGTGLIATQWAKALGATVIGTAGSPEKVALAKAHGCDHVIDYKSEDFAARVKDITGGRGVDVVYDGVGKATFEASLDCLRPRGLMVSFGNASGPVSVPDLGILARKGSLYVTRPTGLHYFAERSALLEGADALFAAIKSGAIKVEIGRTFALGDVADAHRALEGRETTGSVVLLP; this is encoded by the coding sequence ATGACCCGGGTCATTGCAGTTAACCGCACGGGCGGACCCGAGGTCCTTAGCATCGAGAATTGGGACATCGGCGAGCCCGGTCCCGGTCAGGTGAAACTTCGGCAGACCGCCGTAGGTCTCAATTTCATCGATACCTACCAGCGCTCCGGTCTTTATCCGCTGCCATTGCCCTTCGTTGGGGGAAATGAAGCTACTGGCGTGGTGATCGCCATTGGCGAGGGCGTCACGGAGGTCAAGGTGGGCGACCGGGTCTGCTATCAGGGCACGCCGGGCGCCTATGCAGACGAACGGCTGGCGCCTGCCGCCAAGCTGGTGCCGATCCCCGAGGGGATCGACGACCAAACGGCCGCCGCCGTGCTGCTCAAGGGCCTCACGGCGTTCTACCTCCTATTCAAGACCTGGCCTGTACAGGCTGGCGAAACGATCATCTGGCACGCCGCGGCCGGAGGCACTGGCCTGATCGCAACGCAGTGGGCGAAAGCGCTGGGTGCCACGGTGATCGGCACGGCGGGTAGTCCCGAAAAGGTGGCGCTTGCCAAGGCACATGGCTGCGACCACGTGATCGACTACAAGTCCGAAGATTTTGCCGCCCGGGTCAAGGACATTACTGGGGGCAGGGGCGTCGACGTCGTTTATGACGGCGTCGGAAAGGCCACCTTCGAAGCCTCGCTCGACTGCCTGCGACCGCGCGGGCTCATGGTCAGCTTCGGCAATGCCTCTGGCCCGGTCTCAGTGCCCGACCTCGGCATCCTCGCGCGCAAGGGCTCGCTCTACGTAACGCGGCCAACAGGTCTGCATTACTTTGCCGAGCGTAGCGCCTTGCTCGAAGGCGCCGATGCGCTTTTTGCAGCGATCAAGAGCGGAGCGATCAAGGTGGAGATCGGCCGCACGTTTGCGCTTGGGGATGTCGCGGATGCACATCGGGCGCTGGAAGGGCGGGAAACGACGGGGTCGGTGGTGCTGCTGCCTTAG